In a genomic window of Prosthecobacter sp. SYSU 5D2:
- a CDS encoding DUF4339 domain-containing protein, giving the protein MTWYFNNNGAADGPYDDEAMASLVAQKRIQAQTLIWHPGVDLWQEISSFSPSWWKSAMASNAAGSNEKPVKADTPTTTRNLVPMAPRADNSPKVQTSFLKRLFGWGKK; this is encoded by the coding sequence ATGACCTGGTACTTCAACAACAACGGCGCAGCCGACGGCCCCTATGATGACGAGGCCATGGCTTCTCTGGTGGCGCAGAAGCGCATCCAGGCCCAGACGCTCATCTGGCATCCGGGCGTGGACTTGTGGCAGGAGATCTCCTCCTTTTCCCCGTCCTGGTGGAAGTCTGCCATGGCTTCAAATGCGGCCGGGTCTAACGAAAAGCCCGTCAAGGCCGATACGCCCACCACCACGCGCAACCTCGTCCCCATGGCCCCCCGTGCAGACAACTCCCCCAAAGTGCAAACGAGCTTTTTGAAGCGGCTCTTTGGCTGGGGCAAAAAGTAG
- a CDS encoding MarR family transcriptional regulator, with protein MSKTSVSQLEDHLGYWFRCLSNFVSESFASRLAGHDISVAQWVVLRTLYDREELTLNEAAALVGVDKSSLSRMMDRLEARGLVQRTAGADRRSIGLNLTTAARKLVPQLAELADQNDRQFFKPLPATRRKELLQTLQFLLKENGWELPARGNDRLK; from the coding sequence ATGTCGAAAACATCCGTCAGCCAGCTTGAAGACCACCTGGGTTACTGGTTTCGCTGCCTTTCCAACTTTGTTTCGGAAAGCTTCGCCAGCCGGCTGGCCGGGCATGACATCTCGGTGGCGCAATGGGTGGTGCTCCGTACCCTGTATGACCGGGAGGAGCTGACCCTGAATGAAGCCGCAGCGCTGGTGGGCGTGGACAAAAGCTCCCTCTCCCGCATGATGGACCGGCTGGAGGCGCGGGGGCTGGTGCAACGGACGGCAGGGGCCGACCGCCGCTCCATTGGACTCAACCTGACCACCGCCGCCCGCAAACTCGTGCCGCAACTCGCCGAACTGGCAGATCAAAATGACCGTCAGTTTTTTAAACCGCTCCCTGCCACCCGACGAAAAGAGCTTCTGCAGACCCTGCAGTTTCTGCTGAAGGAAAACGGCTGGGAACTGCCTGCGCGTGGCAACGACCGCCTGAAGTAA
- a CDS encoding N-acetylmuramoyl-L-alanine amidase: MFFIRFLSVPLLLLLLAACGSAPILTQRNIYGDRPGPKGFDTVIVDAGHGGHDPGARARGLVEKQLALDVAKRLRSELWPGFKVVLMRDADYFVELDQRVARANRYGDAILVSIHFNYGSRSRSGPETYYWRSDSYALAKRVQRNLSALAPYENGNAGLVRRRLRLTRNPALPCILVECGYLTNANEARLVATSAYREKLAEAIARAIRDQARDGDAGMGPIPRPLYAPPSRAGDARG, from the coding sequence ATGTTTTTCATCCGCTTCCTGTCTGTTCCATTGCTGCTTCTCTTGCTGGCGGCCTGCGGAAGCGCGCCCATCCTGACGCAGCGGAACATCTACGGAGACCGGCCTGGGCCAAAGGGGTTTGACACCGTGATTGTGGATGCCGGCCACGGCGGGCATGACCCGGGAGCCCGTGCCCGTGGCCTGGTGGAAAAACAACTGGCGCTGGATGTGGCCAAGCGGCTGCGCAGTGAGCTGTGGCCGGGCTTCAAGGTGGTGCTGATGCGGGATGCCGATTACTTTGTGGAGCTGGACCAGCGCGTGGCCAGGGCCAACCGCTATGGGGATGCCATCCTCGTGAGCATCCACTTTAACTATGGCAGCCGCTCCCGCTCCGGCCCGGAGACCTATTACTGGCGCAGCGACAGCTATGCCCTGGCCAAACGCGTGCAGCGCAACCTCTCCGCCCTGGCCCCCTATGAAAACGGCAATGCCGGTCTGGTGCGCCGACGCCTGCGCCTGACCCGCAACCCCGCCCTGCCCTGCATCCTGGTGGAGTGCGGGTATCTGACGAATGCCAATGAGGCCCGGCTCGTGGCGACGTCCGCGTATCGGGAAAAGCTGGCGGAGGCGATTGCCAGGGCGATCCGCGACCAGGCCCGCGATGGTGATGCCGGCATGGGACCGATCCCGCGTCCCCTTTATGCGCCGCCCAGCCGGGCCGGGGATGCGCGGGGGTGA
- a CDS encoding DUF1398 domain-containing protein, whose protein sequence is MNATRILKSARQTLAGKQSFPEAVACLMSEGVEYYHVDYATLKKSFYDGAGGVVTAPIVYEGLPEIEAEFSAADLQANIRDSQLHGQNFRDFTQRAMKAGVQSYYAFLRGGRVTYLGRQGDQHVEWFPGMKPE, encoded by the coding sequence ATGAATGCCACCCGCATCCTCAAATCCGCCCGCCAGACATTGGCCGGAAAACAATCGTTTCCTGAGGCGGTGGCCTGCTTGATGAGTGAAGGCGTCGAATACTACCATGTGGATTATGCGACACTGAAAAAGAGCTTTTATGACGGTGCCGGAGGTGTGGTGACGGCCCCCATCGTTTATGAAGGCCTGCCGGAGATTGAGGCGGAATTTTCTGCGGCGGATTTGCAGGCAAACATCCGCGACAGCCAGCTTCACGGGCAGAACTTCCGTGACTTCACCCAGCGGGCCATGAAGGCCGGCGTGCAGAGTTATTATGCCTTTCTGCGCGGTGGCCGCGTGACCTATCTGGGCCGCCAGGGAGACCAGCATGTGGAGTGGTTTCCTGGGATGAAGCCTGAGTGA
- a CDS encoding carbohydrate porin — protein MNTPCKTSSIVAMLLASTAFFSQAGEPMPPPPTSEPSALEQYFMQDYMLGDWGGLRTRLAENGVEFEFFYVGSMPTNLGGGIRAGSAYQHGFLAALDLDTTKLGLWKGGHFHLSGVSLEGRPFADTYVGDLNKTNLVDFPADTRLWQAYYEQSLFNDKFVIKAGLMSVDRDFILPELYNSLASINFMNQTFFYPTMAFNLYDIPGFPPGSHSLPSTPYGSLGVLLKWQPTEKFYIQAAIYDGNPDDSSSGTRLALRSEEGALMYFETGFRLNQGKDDRGLPGNYKIGGYYHTDEFYDIYSTALSLIPLAAPEIHQGNYGIYFLAEQMLWREQGWDDPAQQGIVGFFRVAGAPSDRNLAEFGIDGGLVFKGLIPGRDYDTFGIGASYLKISEEVTKAQRDINAVLVPFGFAPIQEADYEAVIEVNYKLQLAAWWTLQASLQYVFHPGGRAGASLASQSIPDALVLGIQTTLRF, from the coding sequence ATGAACACACCGTGCAAGACATCCTCCATTGTGGCCATGCTCCTGGCGAGCACAGCCTTTTTCTCCCAGGCTGGTGAGCCCATGCCACCGCCGCCCACCTCTGAGCCATCGGCTTTGGAGCAGTATTTCATGCAAGACTACATGCTGGGAGACTGGGGCGGCCTCAGAACACGGCTGGCAGAAAACGGCGTGGAATTCGAGTTTTTCTATGTAGGCTCCATGCCCACCAACCTGGGCGGTGGCATCCGCGCAGGTTCAGCTTATCAGCATGGCTTCCTGGCGGCTTTGGACCTGGATACGACGAAGTTGGGACTCTGGAAGGGGGGCCATTTTCATCTCTCCGGCGTCTCCCTAGAGGGGCGGCCCTTTGCGGATACCTATGTAGGGGATTTGAATAAAACCAACCTGGTGGACTTCCCGGCGGATACCCGTCTCTGGCAGGCCTACTACGAGCAGAGCCTGTTCAATGACAAGTTTGTGATCAAAGCGGGTCTCATGTCGGTGGACCGGGATTTCATCCTGCCGGAGCTGTATAACTCCCTGGCGTCCATCAACTTCATGAACCAGACGTTTTTCTATCCGACGATGGCGTTTAACCTGTATGACATCCCAGGGTTTCCGCCGGGGTCACACTCGCTGCCTTCCACGCCATACGGGTCCCTCGGCGTGTTGCTGAAGTGGCAGCCGACGGAGAAATTTTACATCCAGGCGGCCATTTATGATGGCAATCCGGATGACAGCTCCTCCGGCACCCGGCTGGCGCTGCGCAGTGAGGAAGGAGCGCTGATGTATTTTGAAACCGGATTCCGCCTCAACCAGGGCAAAGATGATCGTGGCCTGCCAGGGAACTACAAGATCGGCGGTTACTACCACACGGATGAGTTTTATGACATCTACTCGACGGCACTTTCTTTGATCCCGCTTGCCGCCCCAGAAATCCACCAGGGCAACTATGGGATCTATTTCCTGGCCGAGCAGATGCTCTGGCGCGAACAGGGCTGGGATGACCCGGCGCAGCAGGGGATCGTCGGCTTTTTCCGCGTGGCCGGTGCGCCATCGGATCGCAACCTGGCCGAGTTTGGCATTGATGGCGGTCTGGTCTTCAAAGGCCTCATCCCTGGCCGCGACTACGATACCTTTGGCATCGGCGCTTCCTATTTGAAGATCAGTGAAGAGGTGACGAAGGCCCAGCGCGACATCAATGCCGTCCTGGTACCATTCGGCTTTGCCCCCATCCAGGAGGCCGACTACGAGGCCGTCATCGAGGTGAACTACAAGCTGCAACTGGCCGCCTGGTGGACGCTGCAGGCCAGTCTGCAATATGTTTTCCACCCCGGTGGGCGTGCCGGAGCGTCCCTCGCTTCCCAGTCCATCCCGGACGCCCTCGTGCTTGGCATCCAGACCACCCTGCGGTTTTAA
- the dusB gene encoding tRNA dihydrouridine synthase DusB, translating to MLPWLHSTQFPLYLAPMAGVTDMTFRGLCKELGADVMVTEFVSAEGILQRDDRTRHYTDFDEGQRPLGVQLFGADGVRMGEAARKVIDWKQPDFIDINFGCPVNKVVSKNGGSSLLKNCPLLAEVAREVAKAVPIPVTAKMRTGWDAQNINAVEVAKILEDCGIQAITVHGRTRAQGYTGVADWEVIGQVADAVKIPVIGNGDIASGMDVEVRRAQTNVKGIMIGRAAMANPWVFQEAKQYLSTGTHAAPATVEQRFAFMRRHCELAIARSSRGGEFEIVRSMRSRLMGYTRSLPGGKYLRGRFGQLGSLMELDDILAEYQSQSERYASRQAAEEDAAVEVEAN from the coding sequence ATGCTTCCCTGGCTGCACAGCACGCAATTCCCTCTTTATCTGGCACCGATGGCCGGAGTGACTGACATGACCTTCAGAGGACTTTGTAAGGAACTGGGTGCCGATGTGATGGTGACTGAATTTGTCAGCGCTGAAGGCATCCTGCAGAGGGATGACCGCACGCGCCATTACACGGATTTTGACGAAGGCCAGCGGCCTCTGGGTGTGCAGCTATTTGGCGCGGATGGCGTGCGCATGGGGGAGGCGGCGCGGAAGGTCATTGACTGGAAGCAGCCGGACTTCATTGACATCAACTTCGGCTGCCCGGTGAACAAGGTGGTGTCCAAAAACGGCGGCTCGTCCCTTTTGAAAAACTGCCCGCTGCTGGCCGAGGTGGCGCGGGAGGTGGCCAAAGCGGTGCCCATCCCCGTGACGGCCAAAATGCGCACCGGCTGGGATGCGCAGAACATCAATGCGGTGGAGGTGGCGAAGATCCTGGAAGACTGCGGCATCCAGGCCATCACGGTGCACGGTCGCACCCGCGCACAAGGCTACACGGGGGTGGCGGACTGGGAGGTCATCGGCCAGGTGGCGGATGCGGTGAAGATCCCTGTCATCGGCAATGGGGACATCGCCAGCGGGATGGATGTGGAGGTGCGCCGCGCGCAGACGAATGTGAAGGGCATCATGATCGGCCGGGCAGCGATGGCCAATCCCTGGGTGTTTCAGGAAGCGAAGCAGTATCTCAGCACCGGCACGCATGCCGCACCGGCCACGGTGGAGCAGCGCTTTGCCTTCATGCGCCGGCATTGTGAGCTGGCCATCGCCCGCAGCAGCCGGGGGGGTGAGTTTGAAATCGTCCGCTCCATGCGCTCCCGCCTCATGGGCTACACGCGCAGCCTGCCAGGTGGCAAGTATCTGAGGGGCCGGTTTGGCCAGCTCGGCAGCCTGATGGAGCTGGATGACATCCTGGCGGAATACCAGAGCCAGAGCGAGCGCTATGCCAGCCGCCAGGCGGCCGAAGAGGATGCGGCGGTGGAAGTGGAGGCAAATTGA
- the miaB gene encoding tRNA (N6-isopentenyl adenosine(37)-C2)-methylthiotransferase MiaB, whose product MPRVHIKTYGCQMNERDTEQVSQMFVERGYTMTATDADADVVLINTCSVRDQAEQKAIGKMGMVRRRRVPLVTGFMGCMAQSRGSELVEKTKVDLVVGTQKYHRVVEYVDEIIRAKEARMMDEERFSIVDIEEEKASQNAIRDHTLKENQGTAFVSIMQGCNMKCTFCIVPYTRGGERGRPIADIVEEVRRLADKGVKEITLLGQIVNLYGRHEFPAVDGKSPFVQLLEAVHEVPGIQRIRFTSPHPIGYKKDLIEAFTYLPKLAEHVHLPVQSGSDEILKRMHRPYTAAKFTDLVERIRAARPGIAVTTDVIVGFPGETDEHYLETRELFDKLKFENAFVFRYSKRRGTPAAEMDEAIQLSEQVKEARNQDLLALVNKHAWVKYEELLGQEVEILCEGTSKTNETRLMGRTRTNKIVIFEGNPSRHIGELVNIRISHYENFTLYGDVVTV is encoded by the coding sequence ATGCCACGAGTTCACATCAAGACCTACGGCTGCCAGATGAATGAGCGCGACACAGAACAGGTGTCGCAGATGTTCGTCGAGCGCGGCTACACCATGACCGCCACAGATGCCGATGCGGACGTGGTGCTCATCAATACCTGCTCCGTGCGCGACCAGGCGGAGCAAAAGGCCATCGGCAAGATGGGCATGGTGCGCCGCCGCCGGGTGCCGCTGGTGACGGGTTTCATGGGCTGCATGGCGCAGAGCCGGGGCAGTGAGCTGGTGGAGAAGACGAAGGTGGACCTGGTGGTGGGCACGCAGAAATATCACCGCGTGGTGGAGTATGTGGATGAGATCATCCGGGCCAAGGAAGCCCGCATGATGGATGAGGAGCGCTTTTCCATCGTGGACATCGAGGAGGAGAAGGCGAGCCAGAACGCCATCCGCGACCACACACTGAAGGAAAACCAGGGCACGGCCTTTGTCAGCATCATGCAGGGCTGCAACATGAAATGCACGTTTTGCATCGTCCCCTACACCCGTGGGGGTGAGCGCGGGCGGCCGATAGCGGACATCGTGGAGGAGGTGCGCCGGCTGGCGGACAAGGGGGTTAAGGAGATCACCTTGTTAGGCCAGATCGTGAACCTTTACGGCCGGCACGAATTCCCGGCGGTGGATGGCAAGAGCCCGTTTGTGCAGCTTTTGGAGGCGGTGCATGAGGTGCCCGGCATCCAGCGCATCCGCTTTACGAGTCCGCATCCGATCGGTTATAAGAAGGATCTGATCGAGGCCTTTACGTATCTGCCGAAGCTGGCGGAGCATGTGCATCTGCCGGTACAAAGCGGCAGTGACGAGATCCTGAAACGGATGCACCGCCCCTACACAGCGGCGAAGTTTACCGACCTGGTGGAGCGCATCCGCGCGGCGCGGCCCGGCATCGCGGTGACCACGGATGTCATCGTGGGCTTCCCTGGCGAGACGGATGAGCACTACCTGGAGACGCGTGAGCTTTTCGACAAACTGAAGTTTGAGAACGCCTTTGTCTTCCGCTATTCCAAACGGCGCGGCACGCCCGCAGCGGAGATGGACGAGGCCATCCAGCTCAGCGAGCAGGTGAAGGAAGCGCGCAACCAGGACCTGCTGGCGCTGGTGAACAAACATGCGTGGGTGAAGTATGAAGAGCTGCTCGGCCAGGAGGTGGAGATCCTCTGCGAAGGCACCAGCAAGACGAATGAAACGCGGCTCATGGGCCGCACCCGGACGAACAAGATCGTCATCTTTGAAGGCAATCCGTCACGGCACATCGGCGAGCTGGTGAACATCCGCATCAGCCACTACGAGAACTTTACACTGTATGGGGATGTGGTGACGGTGTAG
- a CDS encoding AraC family transcriptional regulator, which produces MSSPALLTPALWQSLQCEWLWVYDGLTPRSRVWSQKITVPPGVLFVQSGLVKIDVDGSEIVVKPGQAFLTAPGQRRQWFEEGTRLLSVGLRCQWPDGLPLYQTGLNASVPGRQVKALHEATRRLFTEVHGRRKEVTYPEATAPRQRTLEGWARHEAAFGEWFALYVATLHRLGIAPMARQRAGDKRMERLRAWLQACPLYQAPDLKTVALELDLTPRRVHQLLRDDLGMTAQVYQERRRLDHARQRLTQETTPLKEIAFALGFRHPPHFTAWFRRHTGMTPTACRAGGGLEGA; this is translated from the coding sequence ATGTCCTCCCCTGCCCTCCTCACGCCCGCGCTCTGGCAGAGCCTGCAATGCGAGTGGCTGTGGGTGTATGACGGGCTGACGCCGAGATCACGGGTGTGGTCGCAGAAGATCACGGTGCCGCCGGGAGTACTGTTTGTGCAGAGCGGCCTGGTGAAAATAGATGTGGATGGAAGCGAGATCGTGGTGAAACCAGGCCAGGCGTTTCTGACAGCGCCGGGCCAGCGGCGGCAGTGGTTTGAGGAAGGCACGCGTCTGCTGTCCGTGGGCCTGCGCTGCCAGTGGCCGGACGGTCTGCCGCTCTATCAAACGGGTCTCAATGCGAGCGTACCGGGCCGCCAGGTGAAGGCCCTGCATGAGGCCACGCGCAGACTGTTCACGGAGGTGCATGGCCGCCGGAAAGAAGTGACTTATCCGGAGGCCACGGCCCCTCGGCAACGCACGCTGGAAGGATGGGCGCGGCATGAGGCGGCTTTTGGGGAATGGTTCGCGCTCTACGTGGCCACCCTGCACCGGCTTGGCATCGCCCCCATGGCGCGCCAGCGGGCCGGGGACAAGCGGATGGAAAGGCTGCGCGCCTGGCTGCAAGCCTGTCCGCTGTACCAGGCACCGGATCTGAAAACCGTGGCCCTGGAACTGGACCTGACGCCGCGCCGCGTGCATCAACTGCTGCGGGATGACCTGGGCATGACGGCGCAGGTTTATCAGGAGCGTCGCCGCCTGGACCACGCCCGTCAGCGCCTGACGCAGGAGACCACTCCGCTGAAGGAGATCGCCTTTGCCCTGGGCTTCCGCCACCCGCCGCACTTCACCGCCTGGTTCCGCCGCCACACCGGCATGACGCCGACCGCCTGCCGTGCCGGAGGCGGGCTGGAAGGGGCGTGA